A single genomic interval of Pseudomonas sp. FeN3W harbors:
- a CDS encoding ABC transporter permease: protein MDMDLLTNIFYAMIRTGTPLLLVALGELVCEKTGVLNLGQEGMMLFGAVIGFIVAFASGSLWLGVLFACLAGVLLSLLFAMVALGFNANQVATGLALTIFGVGLSSFVGASWVGKPLAGFEPIAIPLLSEIPVIGRMLFAQDLLVYLSFALFALVAWVLLKSRIGLIIQAVGENPNAASAMGLPVLRVRTLAVMFGGAMAGLAGGYMSLAYTPMWAENMTAGRGWIALALVVFASWRVSRVLLGAYLFGLASILHLVAQGLGLAIPGNLLAMLPYVATILVLVLLSRDAIRTRLYAPVSLGQPWQPGH from the coding sequence ATGGACATGGACTTACTGACCAATATCTTCTACGCCATGATCCGCACCGGTACGCCGCTGCTGCTGGTCGCCCTCGGCGAGCTGGTGTGCGAGAAGACCGGCGTACTCAACCTCGGCCAGGAGGGCATGATGCTGTTCGGCGCGGTGATCGGCTTCATCGTCGCCTTCGCCAGCGGCAGTCTCTGGCTCGGCGTGCTGTTCGCCTGCCTGGCCGGCGTGCTGCTGTCGCTGCTGTTCGCCATGGTGGCGCTGGGCTTCAACGCCAATCAGGTGGCCACCGGCCTGGCGCTGACCATCTTCGGCGTCGGCCTGTCGTCCTTCGTCGGTGCCAGCTGGGTCGGCAAGCCGCTGGCCGGCTTCGAGCCGATCGCCATTCCGCTGCTCAGCGAGATCCCCGTGATCGGCCGCATGCTGTTCGCCCAGGATCTGCTGGTGTACCTGTCCTTCGCACTGTTCGCGCTGGTGGCCTGGGTGCTGCTGAAAAGCCGCATCGGCCTGATCATCCAGGCGGTCGGCGAAAACCCCAACGCCGCCAGCGCCATGGGCCTGCCGGTGCTGCGCGTGCGCACCCTGGCGGTGATGTTCGGCGGCGCTATGGCCGGGCTTGCCGGCGGCTACATGTCGCTGGCGTACACGCCGATGTGGGCGGAGAACATGACCGCCGGCCGCGGCTGGATCGCCCTGGCCCTGGTGGTGTTCGCCAGCTGGCGTGTGAGCCGCGTACTGCTCGGCGCCTACCTGTTCGGCCTGGCCAGCATCCTCCATCTGGTGGCCCAGGGCCTGGGCCTGGCGATCCCCGGCAACCTGCTGGCGATGCTGCCGTATGTGGCGACCATTCTGGTGCTGGTGCTGCTCTCGCGGGATGCGATCCGTACGCGGTTGTACGCGCCGGTGTCGCTGGGGCAGCCCTGGCAGCCGGGGCATTGA
- a CDS encoding ABC transporter permease — MLLSLQPRGEASRAMLWFSPLLAALLTLLSGALLFALLGHPPLETLKVLLIDPLGDLYGVSELMVKALPILLCALGLAVVYNARIWNIGAEGQLLIGALAGSALAVNIIDWDSRWALVLTLLLGTLGGAAWAGLCAWLKTAFNANEILTSIMLNYIALNLLLFAVHGPLKDPEGFNFPESAMFGDATRLPELIEGLRVHAGFYFALLALVVVWVLLQKSFLGFQIKVLGLDKRAAGFVGFRDKKLVWIALLISGGLAGLAGVAEVTGPIGQLVPQVSPGYGYAAITVAFLGRLNPIGILFASLLMALLYLGGENAQMAANLPQSITQLFQGMVLFFLLACDVLILYRPRFARSWKRKAGSLKPSIQS, encoded by the coding sequence ATGCTGTTATCCCTGCAACCCCGCGGCGAGGCCTCACGGGCCATGCTCTGGTTCTCGCCATTGCTGGCCGCGCTGCTGACACTGCTGAGCGGCGCGCTGCTGTTCGCCCTGCTCGGCCATCCGCCGTTGGAAACCCTCAAGGTGCTGCTGATCGACCCGCTCGGCGATCTCTACGGCGTCTCCGAACTGATGGTCAAGGCGCTGCCGATCCTGCTCTGCGCGCTGGGTCTGGCGGTGGTCTACAACGCGCGCATCTGGAACATCGGCGCCGAAGGCCAGTTGCTCATCGGTGCCCTGGCCGGCAGCGCGCTGGCGGTCAACATCATCGACTGGGATTCGCGCTGGGCGCTGGTACTGACGCTGCTGCTCGGCACGCTGGGCGGCGCCGCCTGGGCCGGGCTCTGCGCCTGGTTGAAGACGGCGTTCAACGCCAACGAAATCCTCACCAGCATCATGCTCAACTACATCGCGCTGAACCTGCTGCTGTTCGCCGTGCACGGCCCGCTGAAGGACCCGGAAGGCTTCAACTTCCCGGAGTCGGCGATGTTCGGCGACGCCACGCGGCTGCCCGAGCTGATCGAAGGCCTGCGCGTGCATGCCGGTTTCTACTTCGCCCTGCTGGCGCTGGTGGTGGTCTGGGTACTGCTGCAGAAGAGCTTTCTCGGCTTCCAGATCAAGGTGCTGGGCCTGGACAAGCGCGCCGCCGGCTTCGTCGGTTTCCGCGACAAGAAGCTGGTGTGGATCGCCCTGCTGATCAGCGGCGGCCTGGCCGGACTGGCCGGTGTCGCCGAAGTCACCGGGCCGATCGGCCAGCTGGTGCCACAGGTGTCGCCGGGCTACGGCTACGCAGCGATCACCGTGGCCTTCCTCGGCCGCCTCAACCCCATCGGCATCCTCTTCGCCAGCCTGCTGATGGCGTTGCTCTACCTCGGCGGCGAGAACGCGCAGATGGCGGCCAACCTGCCGCAATCCATCACCCAGCTGTTCCAGGGCATGGTGCTGTTCTTCCTGCTCGCCTGCGACGTGCTGATCCTCTATCGGCCGCGCTTCGCGCGGAGCTGGAAGCGGAAAGCTGGAAGCTTGAAGCCCTCCATCCAATCCTGA
- a CDS encoding ABC transporter ATP-binding protein: MPESQTARLKLCGITKQYPGCLANDRIDLSIQPGEIHALLGENGAGKSTLMKIIYGVTQPDAGEIHWQGEQVTMRDPAQARERGIGMVFQHFSLFETLSVAENIALALGAKAGTPKQLEPKIREVSLRYGMPLEPQRLVHSLSIGERQRVEIIRCLMQDIRLLILDEPTSVLTPQEADELFVTLRRLAAEGCSILFISHKLNEVRALCQSATVLRAGRVSGECVPAECSDLELARLMVGDAEGLEAEYPKSEGRAPFLRVERLSWHNADPFGVSLEEVDLEVRAGEIVGIAGVAGNGQDELLALLSGEQRLPAAQARHIRFLGDDVAHLRPDARRRHGMAFVPAERLGHGAVPSMSLADNGLLTAFQQTGMVEQGMIRRGKVRAFAEQVIQRFAVKTPDAQTPAASLSGGNLQKFILGREILQQPKLLIAAHPTWGVDVGAAAAIHRALIELRDAGAAILVISEDLEELFQISDRIAALSDGRLSPQRATASTCPVEVGRWMAGQFDTSDTPVSTSAA, encoded by the coding sequence ATGCCCGAATCCCAGACCGCGCGCCTCAAGCTCTGCGGCATCACCAAACAGTACCCAGGCTGCCTGGCCAACGACCGTATCGACCTGTCGATCCAGCCGGGCGAAATCCACGCCCTGCTCGGCGAGAACGGCGCCGGCAAGAGCACCCTGATGAAGATCATCTACGGCGTGACCCAGCCGGACGCCGGCGAAATCCACTGGCAGGGCGAACAGGTGACCATGCGCGACCCGGCCCAGGCCCGTGAACGCGGCATCGGCATGGTGTTCCAGCACTTCTCGCTGTTCGAGACGCTCTCGGTGGCGGAGAACATCGCCCTCGCCCTGGGAGCCAAGGCCGGTACGCCAAAGCAGCTGGAACCGAAGATCCGCGAGGTCTCGCTGCGCTACGGCATGCCGCTGGAGCCGCAACGGCTGGTGCACAGCCTGTCCATCGGCGAGCGCCAGCGGGTGGAGATCATCCGTTGCCTGATGCAGGACATCCGCCTGCTGATCCTCGACGAACCGACCTCGGTGCTCACCCCGCAGGAGGCCGACGAGCTGTTCGTCACCCTGCGCCGGCTGGCTGCCGAGGGCTGCAGCATCCTGTTCATCAGCCACAAGCTCAATGAAGTGCGCGCGCTGTGCCAGAGCGCCACGGTGCTGCGCGCCGGTCGCGTGTCCGGCGAGTGCGTGCCGGCCGAATGCTCGGACCTGGAACTGGCGCGGCTGATGGTCGGCGATGCCGAGGGGCTGGAAGCCGAATACCCGAAGAGCGAGGGCCGCGCGCCGTTCCTGCGGGTGGAGCGGTTGTCCTGGCACAACGCCGATCCGTTCGGCGTGTCGCTCGAAGAGGTGGATCTGGAGGTTCGCGCCGGCGAGATCGTCGGCATCGCCGGAGTCGCCGGCAACGGCCAGGATGAACTGCTCGCCCTGCTCAGTGGCGAACAGCGTCTGCCGGCCGCACAGGCGAGGCATATCCGCTTTCTCGGCGACGACGTCGCCCACCTGCGCCCCGACGCCCGCCGTCGCCACGGCATGGCTTTCGTGCCGGCCGAGCGCCTCGGCCACGGCGCGGTGCCGAGCATGAGCCTGGCCGACAACGGCCTGCTCACCGCCTTCCAGCAGACCGGTATGGTCGAGCAGGGCATGATCCGCCGCGGCAAGGTGCGCGCCTTCGCCGAACAAGTCATCCAGCGTTTTGCGGTGAAGACACCGGACGCACAGACCCCGGCGGCGAGCCTGTCCGGTGGCAACCTGCAGAAATTCATCCTCGGGCGCGAGATCCTGCAGCAGCCGAAGCTGCTGATCGCCGCACACCCGACCTGGGGCGTGGATGTCGGCGCGGCGGCGGCGATCCACCGCGCGCTGATCGAACTGCGCGATGCCGGCGCGGCGATCCTGGTGATCTCCGAGGACCTCGAGGAGCTGTTCCAGATCAGCGACCGCATCGCCGCCCTGAGCGACGGCCGGCTGTCGCCACAGCGCGCCACCGCCAGCACCTGCCCGGTCGAAGTCGGCCGCTGGATGGCCGGCCAGTTCGACACCAGCGACACCCCCGTTTCCACCTCTGCCGCCTGA
- a CDS encoding AraC family transcriptional regulator: MNQMDLHSTEETIAQRAALARLIDGLMRDDGMHPTAIDDLFLIRCSAPSDLVHGLHKPALCIIVQGSKEVRLGDELYTYDALHYLVVSVTVPVAGRVLEASSGEPYLCIRLDIDPAMVATLVAESTPLSQPLEGPARGVYLDRIDAPLLDATLRLVRLLASPQDIPVLAPLAMREIFYRLLCGRQGRHLHEIAVRDSQGHRVTRAIEWLNRNYVEPLRIEELAQRVNLSSSTLHHRFKAITAMSPLQYQKQLRLQEARRLLIAEGLDVSSAGYRVGYESPSQFSREYSRLFGASPVKDLARLRSTA; the protein is encoded by the coding sequence ATGAACCAGATGGACCTGCATTCCACTGAGGAAACGATCGCCCAGCGTGCCGCCCTGGCGCGATTGATCGACGGCCTCATGCGCGACGACGGCATGCATCCCACCGCCATCGACGATCTCTTCCTGATCCGCTGCAGCGCACCGAGCGACCTGGTGCACGGGCTGCACAAGCCGGCGCTGTGCATCATCGTGCAGGGCAGCAAGGAGGTGCGGCTGGGCGATGAGCTGTACACCTACGATGCGCTGCATTACCTGGTGGTATCGGTCACCGTACCGGTGGCCGGCCGCGTGCTGGAGGCCTCGTCCGGCGAGCCGTACCTGTGCATCCGCCTGGATATCGACCCGGCGATGGTCGCCACCCTGGTGGCCGAAAGCACGCCGTTGAGCCAGCCCCTGGAAGGACCGGCGCGCGGGGTATATCTGGATCGCATCGATGCGCCGTTGCTGGATGCCACGCTGCGCCTGGTGCGGCTCTTGGCCAGCCCGCAGGACATCCCGGTGCTGGCGCCGCTGGCGATGCGCGAGATCTTCTACCGCCTGCTCTGCGGTCGGCAGGGGCGGCACCTGCACGAGATCGCGGTGCGCGACAGTCAGGGGCATCGCGTCACCCGCGCCATCGAATGGCTTAACCGCAATTACGTCGAGCCGCTGCGTATCGAGGAGCTGGCGCAGCGGGTCAACCTCAGCAGCTCGACGCTGCATCACCGCTTCAAGGCGATCACCGCGATGAGCCCGCTGCAATACCAGAAGCAGTTGCGCCTGCAGGAGGCACGGCGGCTGCTGATCGCCGAGGGGCTCGACGTTTCCAGCGCCGGCTACCGGGTCGGCTACGAAAGCCCCTCGCAGTTCAGCCGCGAGTACAGCCGCCTGTTCGGCGCCTCGCCGGTGAAGGATTTGGCCCGACTGCGTAGCACTGCTTAA
- a CDS encoding carboxymuconolactone decarboxylase family protein gives MSLRTSNTLAAVCLAVFGSLTFASLEAAGNERHERGVEVMDHLSGGAGQPVLEALREDYPFLAEGITEYALGDVWGRSELDDRTRQLAVIAAFAAQGNLQYMKVHAGYALRLGVTREELKEVVYLTTVTAGFPRAIDAAQALREVPDSVAR, from the coding sequence ATGAGCCTTCGTACCAGCAACACCCTGGCGGCAGTCTGCCTGGCCGTATTCGGCTCACTGACCTTCGCCTCGCTGGAAGCTGCCGGCAACGAGCGCCACGAACGTGGCGTCGAGGTGATGGATCACCTGTCCGGCGGCGCCGGGCAACCCGTGCTCGAAGCGCTGCGCGAGGACTATCCGTTTCTCGCCGAGGGCATCACCGAATACGCGCTGGGCGATGTCTGGGGGCGCAGCGAGCTGGATGACCGCACCCGCCAGCTGGCCGTGATCGCCGCCTTCGCCGCCCAGGGCAATCTTCAGTACATGAAGGTCCACGCCGGCTACGCGTTGCGTCTGGGTGTCACTCGCGAGGAGCTGAAGGAGGTGGTCTACCTGACCACCGTGACCGCCGGCTTTCCCCGCGCCATCGACGCCGCCCAGGCATTGCGCGAGGTGCCGGACTCCGTCGCACGCTGA
- a CDS encoding SDR family oxidoreductase — translation MSNITGKIVLITGASSGIGEATARLLAAQGATVVLGARRLERLEKLVAEIGESDGVAACRALDVTSREDTQAFVDFAEQRFGRVDVIVNNAGVMPLSPLDALKVDEWNRMIDVNIRGVLHGIAAGLPLMQRQRAGQFVNIASIGAYAVSPTAAVYCATKYAVRAISEGLRHEVGGDIRVTLISPGVTESELADSISDDSARSAMDDFRRIAIPADAIARAIAYAIDQPAEVDISELVVRPTASPY, via the coding sequence ATGTCGAACATCACCGGCAAAATCGTACTCATCACCGGCGCCAGCAGCGGCATCGGTGAAGCCACGGCCCGCCTGCTGGCGGCCCAGGGCGCAACTGTCGTGCTGGGCGCGCGGCGCCTGGAACGGCTGGAAAAGCTGGTCGCCGAGATCGGCGAAAGCGATGGCGTTGCCGCCTGTCGCGCGCTGGACGTCACCAGCCGCGAGGACACCCAGGCCTTCGTCGACTTCGCCGAACAGCGTTTCGGCCGCGTCGACGTGATCGTCAACAACGCCGGGGTGATGCCGCTTTCGCCGCTGGACGCGCTGAAGGTCGACGAGTGGAACCGCATGATCGACGTGAACATCCGTGGCGTGCTGCACGGCATCGCCGCCGGCCTGCCGCTGATGCAGCGCCAGCGCGCCGGCCAGTTCGTCAACATCGCCTCCATCGGTGCCTACGCGGTGAGCCCGACCGCAGCGGTGTACTGCGCCACCAAGTATGCGGTGCGCGCCATCTCCGAGGGCCTGCGTCATGAGGTCGGCGGCGATATTCGCGTCACCCTGATTTCGCCCGGCGTCACCGAATCGGAACTGGCCGACAGCATTTCCGATGACAGCGCCCGCTCGGCCATGGACGACTTCCGCCGCATCGCCATTCCGGCCGACGCCATCGCCCGCGCCATCGCCTATGCCATCGACCAGCCGGCAGAAGTCGACATCAGCGAACTGGTGGTGCGCCCCACCGCCAGCCCCTACTGA
- a CDS encoding nucleoside deaminase: MPLDDIALLRRSFDVARRALENGTHPFGAILVGPDGEVLLEQGNAYMPDHDMTGHAERVLMTRASTRYTPEFLSRCSMYTSAEPCAMCAGAAYWVGLGRVVYGLSERSLKDLTGNHPENPTLDLPCRIVFEAGQRKVEVVGPLLEDEAAALHEGIW; encoded by the coding sequence ATGCCTCTCGACGATATCGCCCTGTTGCGCAGAAGCTTCGACGTCGCCCGCCGCGCGCTGGAAAACGGCACCCATCCGTTCGGCGCCATCCTGGTCGGGCCGGACGGTGAGGTGCTGCTGGAACAGGGCAACGCCTACATGCCCGACCACGACATGACCGGCCATGCCGAGCGGGTGCTGATGACCCGCGCCTCAACCCGCTACACGCCGGAGTTCCTCTCGCGCTGCAGCATGTACACCTCCGCCGAGCCCTGCGCCATGTGCGCCGGCGCCGCCTACTGGGTCGGCTTGGGGCGCGTGGTCTACGGGCTCTCCGAGCGCAGCCTGAAGGACCTCACCGGCAACCATCCGGAAAACCCGACGCTGGACCTGCCGTGCCGCATCGTCTTCGAAGCCGGCCAGCGCAAGGTCGAGGTGGTCGGCCCGCTGCTGGAGGACGAGGCTGCCGCCCTGCACGAAGGCATCTGGTAG
- a CDS encoding ABC transporter permease, which produces MPTIKLRAQADRLAPWLALLALLLVWEAACRLLKLPSFVLPAPSAILAATQKVGLAAWAEHIFATLRVTLMGYGLSILIGIPLAIALASSRVMSRTLYPLLVIVQSTPIVAVAPIIVVVMGAGDLPRVFITFLIAFFPIVVSCVTGLLATPEELVELSRSLGASKAREYRNIRLPYAIPHLFSALRISITLAVIGAVVAEFVAAEKGLGYFINFSTSMFQVPQAFAALMMLVVISLVLFHLIGLLQKVFFPWSLPKGGH; this is translated from the coding sequence ATGCCGACCATTAAGCTGCGCGCCCAGGCCGACCGCCTGGCGCCCTGGCTCGCCCTGCTCGCCCTGCTGCTGGTCTGGGAAGCGGCCTGCCGCCTGCTCAAGCTGCCGAGTTTCGTGCTGCCCGCGCCCAGCGCCATTCTCGCGGCAACGCAGAAGGTCGGCCTCGCTGCCTGGGCCGAGCATATCTTCGCCACCCTGCGAGTGACGCTGATGGGCTACGGCCTGTCGATCCTGATCGGCATCCCGCTGGCCATCGCCCTGGCCTCTTCACGGGTGATGTCGCGCACGCTGTATCCGCTGCTGGTGATCGTGCAGTCCACGCCGATCGTCGCGGTCGCACCGATCATCGTGGTGGTGATGGGCGCCGGCGACCTGCCGCGGGTGTTCATCACCTTCCTCATCGCCTTCTTCCCCATTGTGGTGTCCTGCGTCACCGGCCTGCTGGCGACGCCGGAGGAACTGGTGGAACTGTCGCGCTCGCTGGGCGCCTCCAAGGCCCGCGAATACCGCAACATCCGCCTGCCCTACGCCATCCCGCATCTGTTCTCGGCGCTGCGCATCTCCATCACCCTGGCGGTGATCGGCGCGGTGGTGGCCGAGTTCGTCGCCGCGGAGAAGGGCCTGGGCTACTTCATCAACTTCTCCACCTCGATGTTCCAGGTGCCGCAGGCCTTCGCCGCGCTAATGATGCTGGTGGTGATCAGCCTGGTGCTGTTCCACCTGATCGGCTTGCTGCAGAAGGTTTTCTTTCCCTGGAGCCTGCCCAAGGGTGGGCATTGA
- a CDS encoding ABC transporter ATP-binding protein, which produces MNAAALPATPRPNISFDRVSQVFTSSDGSEVVALDNASFDIGRHEFIAVLGPSGCGKSTLLRILAGLVRPTHGQVSIYGSPVDGPRDEIGIVFQKPTLLPWLNIRDNLTFPMRHKYGRVTAQEITRGEELLELVGLKEFGNKRPDELSGGMQQRAAIARALLHDPEILLMDEPFSALDALTRDELSLELLNIWTQRPKTVLFITHSIPEALLLADRILVMSARPGRVQEIIDVDLPRPRSMQTLTEPRFNELANHIRRQVFSRHADH; this is translated from the coding sequence ATGAATGCCGCCGCCCTGCCCGCCACGCCGCGCCCGAACATCAGTTTCGACCGGGTCAGCCAGGTCTTCACCTCCTCCGACGGCAGCGAGGTGGTAGCGCTGGACAATGCCAGCTTCGATATCGGCCGCCACGAGTTCATCGCCGTGCTTGGCCCCTCGGGCTGCGGCAAGTCCACGCTGCTGCGCATCCTCGCCGGGCTGGTACGGCCGACCCACGGCCAGGTCAGCATCTACGGCAGCCCGGTGGACGGCCCGCGCGACGAGATCGGCATCGTCTTCCAGAAGCCGACGCTGCTGCCCTGGCTGAACATCCGCGACAACCTGACCTTTCCCATGCGCCACAAGTACGGTCGCGTCACCGCCCAGGAAATCACCCGCGGCGAGGAGCTGCTGGAACTGGTGGGGCTGAAGGAATTCGGCAACAAGCGCCCGGACGAACTCTCCGGCGGCATGCAGCAGCGCGCGGCGATCGCTCGCGCCCTGCTGCACGATCCGGAAATCCTGCTGATGGACGAGCCGTTCTCGGCGCTCGATGCGCTGACCCGCGACGAGCTGAGCCTGGAGCTGCTGAACATCTGGACCCAGCGGCCGAAGACGGTGCTGTTCATCACCCATTCGATTCCCGAAGCGCTGCTGCTGGCCGACCGCATCCTGGTGATGTCGGCGCGCCCCGGCCGCGTGCAGGAAATCATCGACGTCGACCTGCCGCGCCCGCGGTCCATGCAAACCCTCACGGAGCCCCGTTTCAATGAGCTCGCCAACCATATCCGCCGCCAGGTCTTCTCGCGCCATGCCGACCATTAA
- a CDS encoding ABC transporter substrate-binding protein, whose amino-acid sequence MFNKTLLASALFALFSQSALAADKVRWLNDWLPAGDKAAIYLGVEQGLFAAEGIEVEIASARGGSDVVTKLATNSADFGSAGLASLLQAKAQGEVPVVAVAPIYNKQPDALFTTEGSGIESFKDIVGKTVATPTFSASNVVWPLLLERNGIDPASVRLLKLDPGALAPMLATGKVDATINWLTVAPGFVRALGEADKTLKTIPWSEYGFEGYGLSLVASQRFVQSNPEVAKKFVKAYRQAQKNAIADPAAAAAALKKMVAEVDEQQAEEQFAASVPLMQNEISDAEGPGFDAKRLATTWEWVAKAQGMQIDALDPASAIDASLSE is encoded by the coding sequence ATGTTCAACAAAACCCTGCTCGCCAGCGCCCTGTTCGCGCTGTTCAGCCAATCCGCCCTGGCCGCCGACAAGGTGCGCTGGCTCAACGACTGGCTGCCGGCCGGCGACAAGGCAGCGATCTACCTCGGTGTCGAACAGGGCCTCTTCGCCGCAGAAGGCATCGAAGTGGAAATCGCCAGTGCCCGCGGTGGCAGCGACGTGGTGACCAAACTGGCCACCAACAGCGCCGACTTCGGCTCCGCCGGCCTGGCCTCGCTGTTGCAGGCCAAGGCCCAGGGCGAGGTGCCGGTGGTGGCGGTCGCGCCGATCTACAACAAGCAGCCGGATGCCCTGTTCACCACCGAGGGTTCGGGCATCGAGAGCTTCAAGGACATCGTCGGCAAGACCGTCGCCACGCCGACCTTCTCCGCCTCCAACGTGGTCTGGCCGCTGCTGCTCGAGCGCAACGGCATCGACCCGGCCAGCGTCAGGCTGCTCAAGCTCGACCCCGGCGCGCTGGCGCCGATGCTCGCCACCGGCAAGGTGGACGCCACCATCAACTGGCTGACCGTGGCGCCCGGCTTCGTCCGTGCCCTCGGCGAAGCGGACAAGACGCTGAAGACCATTCCCTGGTCGGAATACGGCTTCGAGGGCTACGGCCTGTCGCTGGTGGCGTCGCAGCGCTTCGTGCAGAGCAATCCCGAGGTCGCGAAGAAGTTCGTCAAGGCCTACCGGCAGGCGCAGAAGAATGCCATCGCCGACCCGGCTGCCGCAGCCGCCGCGTTGAAGAAAATGGTCGCCGAAGTCGACGAGCAGCAGGCCGAAGAGCAATTCGCTGCATCCGTGCCGCTGATGCAGAACGAGATCAGCGATGCCGAGGGCCCGGGCTTCGACGCCAAGCGTCTGGCCACCACCTGGGAATGGGTCGCCAAGGCGCAGGGCATGCAGATAGACGCCCTCGACCCGGCCAGCGCCATCGACGCCAGCCTGAGCGAGTGA
- a CDS encoding alpha/beta fold hydrolase — MADIVLIHGAWAGSWVWDSLQDGLRGAGHRPHAVDLPGNGSDATPLAEVSLQRYVEHIGALIETLPGPIQLVAHSGGGITATAVAEHYAERIAGVTYVAGMMLPSGMGFAELCAELASDFPEVSGIGPYLEAAPGGSRVPSDAACAVFFHDAPVQAAITAARRLTVQPDGGRDIAAQWTAARFGRLPRLYIEATQDRSVLPRVQQRMQQLVPGAEQVRLDCGHAPQLAMPDALLAALLDFFTRHPHSVH, encoded by the coding sequence ATGGCTGACATCGTCCTCATCCACGGGGCCTGGGCCGGTAGCTGGGTCTGGGACTCGCTGCAGGACGGCCTGCGCGGCGCCGGCCACAGGCCCCACGCGGTCGACCTGCCGGGCAATGGCAGCGACGCCACGCCGCTCGCCGAGGTCTCGCTGCAGCGCTACGTCGAACACATCGGCGCATTGATCGAGACGCTGCCCGGCCCGATCCAGCTGGTCGCGCATTCCGGCGGCGGCATCACCGCCACCGCCGTGGCCGAGCATTACGCCGAGCGCATTGCCGGGGTCACCTATGTCGCCGGGATGATGCTGCCCAGCGGCATGGGCTTCGCTGAACTCTGCGCCGAGCTCGCCAGCGACTTTCCTGAAGTCAGCGGCATCGGTCCCTATCTCGAAGCCGCCCCCGGTGGCAGCCGCGTACCCAGCGATGCTGCCTGCGCGGTGTTCTTTCACGATGCACCAGTGCAGGCCGCGATCACTGCCGCACGCCGCCTGACGGTGCAGCCCGACGGCGGCCGCGATATCGCCGCGCAGTGGACAGCCGCGCGTTTCGGCCGCCTGCCGCGGCTGTATATCGAAGCCACTCAGGACCGCTCCGTGCTGCCACGGGTGCAGCAGCGCATGCAACAGCTGGTGCCCGGCGCCGAGCAGGTACGGCTCGATTGCGGCCATGCGCCGCAACTGGCCATGCCCGACGCGCTGCTCGCCGCCCTGCTGGATTTCTTCACGCGCCATCCACATTCCGTGCACTGA
- a CDS encoding 2-oxoglutarate and iron-dependent oxygenase domain-containing protein: MNDALCARHLEAAALPLIDIAGLFSPELAERRTVAERIGAACREVGFFCIANHGVDPALQQAVFEQAQDFFAQPEASKRALDKVFSKANRGYEPLRGQVLEAGAPADLKEGFYIGEELAEDDPRVLAGRFNHGANQWPSELANFRPTMERYRDAMNALAARLMGAIALSLQLPEEHFASFCRDSMSTLRLLHYPPQPANAAPGEKGCGAHTDFGGLTLLLQDDNPGLQVWDRHSKSWIHAAPVPGTYVVNLGDMIARWTNDQYRSTLHRVVNISGRERYSVPFFFSGNPDHVVECLPTCLAPGEAPRYPAVTVEEHHREMYRRTYG, encoded by the coding sequence ATGAACGACGCCCTTTGTGCCCGCCACCTCGAAGCCGCGGCGCTGCCGCTGATCGACATCGCCGGGCTGTTTTCTCCCGAGCTTGCCGAGCGCCGCACCGTGGCCGAACGCATCGGCGCGGCCTGTCGCGAGGTCGGCTTCTTCTGCATCGCCAACCATGGCGTCGACCCGGCGCTGCAGCAGGCGGTGTTCGAGCAGGCACAAGACTTCTTCGCCCAACCGGAGGCCAGCAAGCGTGCGCTGGACAAGGTGTTCTCGAAGGCCAATCGCGGCTATGAGCCGTTGCGCGGGCAGGTGCTGGAAGCCGGTGCGCCGGCCGATCTCAAGGAGGGCTTCTACATCGGCGAGGAGCTGGCCGAGGACGACCCGCGGGTATTGGCCGGGCGCTTCAACCACGGCGCCAACCAGTGGCCGAGCGAGCTTGCGAACTTTCGCCCGACCATGGAGCGCTATCGCGACGCGATGAATGCGCTGGCGGCACGGCTGATGGGCGCCATCGCGCTGTCGCTGCAACTGCCAGAGGAACATTTCGCCAGCTTCTGCCGCGACTCCATGAGCACCCTACGCCTGCTGCATTACCCGCCGCAGCCGGCCAACGCCGCGCCCGGCGAGAAGGGCTGCGGCGCGCATACCGATTTCGGCGGGCTGACGCTGCTTTTGCAGGACGACAACCCCGGCTTGCAGGTCTGGGATCGCCACAGCAAGAGCTGGATTCACGCGGCGCCCGTGCCCGGCACCTACGTGGTCAACCTCGGCGACATGATCGCCCGCTGGACCAACGATCAGTACCGCTCGACGTTGCACCGGGTGGTCAACATTTCCGGACGCGAGCGCTACAGCGTGCCGTTCTTCTTCAGCGGCAACCCGGACCATGTGGTCGAGTGTTTGCCGACCTGCCTCGCGCCCGGCGAGGCGCCGCGCTACCCCGCGGTCACGGTGGAAGAGCACCACCGCGAGATGTACCGGAGGACCTATGGCTGA